The genome window TATTAGCAGGAGATGCCAATGCGGCTCGACGAGTTGGACAAGCGTATCTTACGTGCCCTGCAGCACAACGGCCGGCTGCAAAATGTCGAGTTAGCGAAGGAAGTCGGCTTGTCTCCATCGCCATGTTTGCGGCGGGTTAGGCTCCTCGAAGAAGCCGGGATCATCGACCGCTATGTGGCGGTGCTCAATCCAGTGAAGGTCGGTCTGCCGCTCTCGATGTTCGCTCGCATTTGGTTGACTGCACAGGACGCGGAGACCATCGACCATTTCATGGAGGCCATGAAAAAGCTCCCGCAGGTGATGGAGTGTTACATTATGCTGGGCGAAAGCGACGCCCTGTTGCGCGTCGTCGTTTCCGATCTCGACGATTACCGGCACTTTCAGTCGACACATCTTACGAAGATCAACGGTATTCAGAACGTCAAGACGGACATACCAAGCCAAATCGTCAAACAGACTTATGCGCTGCCATTGCGGTGATGGCTGCCTTTCGTGCAGAGCGAAAACATTCGGTTCGTGGGACTTTGATATGATCGCTAGTGAGTTACCCGTCGAGCCCTATGTCGAAATGAAGGACCTCCTCGCGAACTCCGAGCTTTTCGTACAAGGCAATCGCCGGGTCGTCACCGTAATCGGCCTGGACATATATGACCCAAGCCCCGCGGCGCTTGGCGATTTCTCTTAAGTGGTTGATGAGAGCCGTTGCTATTCCTTGCCGGCGATAGTTTTCATCAACCGCAAGGTCATAAATATAGAACTCACGTCGCGCCTTCTCAAACTTGTCGAGTTCATAGGCGACAAGCCCACCCACCACACTTTTGCCTGCCAGCGCAACCGTGGCCACGATGTGATCCTTACCGAGAAAATCCTTCATATAGGCGTCACTTGGCGGGTGGTTTCGGTACGTCTCGTGATCGGAAAATGCATCGCCAAACAGGGCGTTCAACTGACGAAGAAGCGAGACGTCATCTGGCGTAAGGCGCTTGAGTGGAAAGGGCTGAGAGGACATGGGGGGATTTTACCACAGTTTCCGAAGGCGCTTCCACTATGGACTGGGTGCGGCGTTGTCCGTTGATTGGCGCTTGCCGAGGGAATTATGCGACCGATCTCAGGACTTTCCCTGATTGACTTTCAGCGCCTTCCCCATGGATCTTGTTCCCCCGGTTGAAGACCGGGTGTTCGCATCGGGCGGGCATTGTCGATGATAAGAAGGCAGAACATGGCAACTGGCACGGTAAAGTGGTTTAATTCAACCAAGGGATTTGGTTTTATTCAGCCGGACGAGGGGGGCGCTGATGTGTTCGTCCACATTTCAGCGGTAGAGCGTGCTGGTCTGCGTACGCTTCTCGAGAACCAAAAAGTAAACTTTGAACTGGTGCGCGACAACAGGTCGGGGAAAGTTTCAGCCGACCAGCTAAGCGCAGCAGGCTGAAGCGAGCCAATTCTTCGCACTGCACCGCAGTAAGAGTTTCAACTGATGCGAGGGTGTCGGTCCTCGCATCAAGTTTCGGCATGGTCGGTGGTTACCCGGCTATATCGACGACGACTTTGCCCGTCGCGCTTTTCCGTTCGACGGCGGTATCGCGCAGCAACAACAGGGATGTCCAGGCTCGCTTGTGCGCCCTCGGTGCGGGCCTTGCAGTCCTTCCTGCAGCGATCGGCGACAACACGCAAGGCATCGAACGCGTGAGCGTCAACGAACAGCCGCCGCAGCGAACAATCTGGGTCGGCTATCATAGGGATTTGCGCAGGCTTGCGCGGTTGAGGGCCTTCCTCGATGTTGCCATCGCGCGGTACGTTTCGTGAGAGCTGTCCCGTCCGACTAAGCAGCCGTTGTCAGGTATGAAACAGATTCTCCGCCATGAACTTCACGAAGGCCTGGATTTTTGGAGACAGGTGCCGACTTGACGGCCACAAAATGCGGAACTCGCCGACATCCTCGATGTGCTTGTCGAGAACCGCTACAAGCTTTCCATCATCGATCTGCCTGCCGATGGTGAACAGCGGCAAACAGGCAAGGCCAAGTCCTTCCTCGGCCATACT of Phyllobacterium zundukense contains these proteins:
- a CDS encoding cold-shock protein; amino-acid sequence: MATGTVKWFNSTKGFGFIQPDEGGADVFVHISAVERAGLRTLLENQKVNFELVRDNRSGKVSADQLSAAG
- a CDS encoding Lrp/AsnC family transcriptional regulator; amino-acid sequence: MPMRLDELDKRILRALQHNGRLQNVELAKEVGLSPSPCLRRVRLLEEAGIIDRYVAVLNPVKVGLPLSMFARIWLTAQDAETIDHFMEAMKKLPQVMECYIMLGESDALLRVVVSDLDDYRHFQSTHLTKINGIQNVKTDIPSQIVKQTYALPLR
- a CDS encoding AAC(3)-I family aminoglycoside N-acetyltransferase, producing the protein MSSQPFPLKRLTPDDVSLLRQLNALFGDAFSDHETYRNHPPSDAYMKDFLGKDHIVATVALAGKSVVGGLVAYELDKFEKARREFYIYDLAVDENYRRQGIATALINHLREIAKRRGAWVIYVQADYGDDPAIALYEKLGVREEVLHFDIGLDG